Part of the Aquabacterium sp. OR-4 genome, TGCTGGCCATCGTGCTGCACAACCTGCCCGAGGGGCTGGCCATCGGCGTGGCCGCGGCGGGCACCAACGCCGCACACGCCATGGCCTTGGCCACCGGCATTGCCATCCAGGACGTGCCCGAGGGCCTGATCGTGGCGCTGGCGCTGCACCGCGTCGGCATGCGCCGGGCCACCGCTGCCGGCATCGGTGCGGCCTCGGGCCTGGTCGAGCCGCTGGCAGCGGCACTGGCCGCGGCCACGCTGGCACTGTCGGGCGCCTTGCTGCCCTGGGGCCTGGCACTTGCCGCGGGCGCGATGCTGTTCGTGGTCAGCCACGAGGTCATCCCGGAGTCGCACCGCCAGGGCCACGAGCGCTGGGCCACCACCGGCCTGCTGCTCGGCTTCACCTTGATGATGACGCTGGACACCGCCCTGGGCTGACGCCAGGCGGGCCGGCACCCACCGTGACCAGGACCAGACCATGACCACAGCGCACCGCGCACACGACACCCCTCCGCCGGCCGCGCTGCTGCGCTGGTGGGACCGCATCGGCATCGGCGTGCGCTGCGCCTACAACCCCCGCTGCGCCTGTGCCGTGCGCCTGTACCTGGAAGCCGGCCGGCGGGTGGCGGCCGAAGGGGCCTGGCCCGAACTGCCGACGCAGCGGCGCTGCCTGGAGCTGCTGCTGCAGACCGCCCGTGACCCGGCCCTGCCCTGGACCTGGCGCAACCTCTGCGTCGAACACGCTGTGTACCCGCAGGCCCGCCTGCAATCGCTGCTGGGTTGCCACGATCCGGTGGCCATGCAGGCCATCGATTGCGCGGTGCAATCGGTGCGCGACTTGCTCGCTGGCCTCGCCCGGTCGCCCGGATCGGCGGCCTGAGTCCGGGCACGGCCCGGCAAGACGGGCCCACCAGCCCGGTGCGGCGGGCGGCGCCCGGGCTCAGCCGCTCAACCGCGGCGTGCCGCGTCGATCGCCGCGATGTCGATCTTGCCCATCTGCATCATGGCCTCGAAGGCGCGCCGGGCGGCGGCGCGGTCGGGGTCGGCCAGGGCCTCGGTCAGCGCCCTCGGCGTGATCTGCCACGACACGCCCCAACGGTCCTTGCACCAGCCGCAGGCGCTGGCCTGGCCACCGTTGTCGACGATGGCCTGCCACAGCCGGTCGGTCTCGGCCTGGTCGTCGGTGGCCACCTGGAACGAGAAGGCCTCGGTCTGCGGAAAAACCGGCCCGCCGTTCAAACCCAGGCAGGCCATGCCCAGCACGGTGAAACACACGGTCAGCACATCCCCTTGCCGCCCCGACGGATAGTCGGCCGGCGCCAGCTGCACCGCGCCCACCGCGCTGTCGGCAAAGGTGGCGGCATAGAACTGCGCCGCCTCCAGGGCCGTGCCGTCGAACCAGAGGCACACGGTGTTCTTGGGGATGGTCATGCGGTGGTTCCTGATGTGGCCATGGCGCCCGTGCACGGTGGGCGCTGGCGCATCATCGCGCCAAGCGCCAGCGCCGCCCCGTCAGACCTGCGGCTTCTTCGGCCGGATGATGGTGCGCTGGCACCAGGCCTCGTTCATGTCGCGCAGAAACTCCAGTTCGATGGCGAAGCCCGACCGGTCGCCGATCACGGTCTCGCCGCCGCAGCGCGGGCACAGCGCGGTGGCGTCCTGCGCGGCGGCATCGGGGTCGTCGAAGCTGCTGGCATCGAGCCCGCCCCAGGCGATGATCTCGTCGGGCGGGAAGATCTGCGTGCAGTTGAAGCAGCCGCACACCGTGCTGGCTTCGATCTCGGCCTGGTTGCGGGCACTGTGGCGGTAGGCGGCGAGGAGGTCGGTCATGGGGTGCTGCGGGCTGTCCTGGAGGGCCGGGCGCGGCCGAGGCCCCGGTTTTTGTATCCCGATGTTGCCAGAGCGCCGGTGCCGGCCGCCATCCTCGGCCATCATTCAAGGGGAACCCCCAGTCACCCTTGCCGAGAACCCGCCATGCCAGCGCTGCCGATCCGCCGTCGCACCCATCTTGCCCAGCTGGGCGCCAGCCTCGGCACTGCCTGGGGCGCCGGCCTGGCCGCGCTGGCCGGCAGCCCCGCCCGCGCCCAGCCCGAGGCCGGCGCCGATGCGGCGCTGGCCGCCGCGCTGGCCGGCCCGCAGCGCAGCGCCAACAACCGCGCCCGCGACGCGGCACGCCACCCGGCCGAGACGCTGCAGTTCTTCGGCGTGCGCCCGGCGCACAGCGTGCTCGAGCTGTCGCCCGGCGGCGGCTGGTACACCGAGATCCTGGCCCCCTGGCTGCGCGAGCGTGGCCGCCTGGCGGTGGCGCATTTCGCGCGTGACGATGCCCAGGACTACCGCCGCCGCGGCCGCGCCAACTTCGAGGCCAAGCTCGCCAAGCACCCCGAGCTGTACGACCGCGTGCTGGTCGGCACGCTGCCGGGCGGGCCGCTGGGCCCGCGCTTTGGCGAGCTGCCGCTGGCGCCGGGCAGCGTGGACTGCGTGCTCACCTTCCGCAACGTGCACAACTGGCTCGAGGACAGCCAGCTCGACGACATCCTGCGCGCCAGCTTCGCGCTGCTGCGCCCCGGCGGTGTGCTGGGCGTGGTGGATCACCGCGCGGCGCCCGACACGCCGCTGGCCCAGCAGATCAAGACCGGCTACCTCACCGAGGCGCTGGTGGCCGAGCGCCTGCGCGCGGCCGGTTTTGTGGCCGAGGCGCGCAGCGAGGTCAATGCCAACCCGCGCGACACGCGCGACCATCCGCACGGCGTGTGGTCGCTGCCGCCCACGCTGCGCGGTGGCGAGGCCACGCGCGAGCGCTTCCTGGCCATTGGCGAATCCGACCGCTTCACGCACCGCTACCGCAAGCCGGGCTGAGCCGGGCCGGCGCGGCCCGGGCAAACCCTGGATGAGCCCTGCGCGACACCGGTGCGCCCGCCGCCGCGCCTAGAGTGGCGCGGCCCGGCCGGCTGCCCTGGCCTGGGCGCCCCCTGCCCCCGCCCGGAGCCCGCCCCATGGCCGACAGCGCGACCCATGTCCTTCCAGCGGCCGACGACCGCTTCGACGCGGCCGCACTGCACCGCCGCTACGAGGCCGAGCGACTGCGCCGCCTGCGGGCCGACGGCAATGCGCAGTACCTCGAGGCCGCCGGCGAGCTGGCCCGCTACCGCGACGATCCGCACGCCGCGGCGCCCACGCCGCGCGCACCGCAGCAGCGCACGGTGGATGTGCTGATCCTGGGCGGCGGCTTCGGCGGCCTGCTCACCGCCGCGCAGCTGCGCCAGGCCGGCTGGGACGACCTGTGCATCCTGGACCAGGCGGCCGATTTCGGCGGCACCTGGTACTGGAACCGCTACCCCGGCGCGGCCTGCGACACCGAGAGCTACATCTACCTGCCGCTGCTCGAAGAAACCGGCTACATGCCGCTGAGCAAGTACGCCCGCGCGCCCGAGATCCTGGCGCACAGCCAGCGCATCGGCCGGCATTTCGACCTGTACCGGGCGGCGCTGTTCCAGACCACCGTGGCCGACATGCGCTGGCTGGCCGAGACCGCGCGCTGGCGCGTGCGCACCGACCGCGGCGACCAGCTTGACGCGCGCTTCGTGGTGCTGGCCGGCGGGCCGCTCAACCGGCCCAAGCTGCCGGGCATCGCGGGCGTCGAGAGCTTTCGCGGCCACAGCTTCCACACCAGCCGCTGGGACTACGCCTATACCGGTGGCGACGCGTCCGGCGCACCGCTCACCGGCCTGGCCGATCGGCGCGTGGGCCTGATCGGCACCGGCGCCACGGCCGTGCAGTGCGTGCCGCACATCGGCGCGGCGGCGCAGGAGTTTTTCGTCTTCCAGCGCACGCCCTCGGCGGTGGATGTGCGCAACGACCGGCCCACCGACCCGGCCTGGGTGCAGGGCCTGCAGCCCGGCTGGCAGCGCCAGCGCATGGACAACTTCACCGCCGTGATCTCGGGCGCCGACTTCGAGGTCGACCTGGTCGATGATGGCTGGACCGACCTGATCACCGGCATCCTGCTGGCCGCACGGCGTGCGCGCAAGGCGGGCGATGCGCCGGCCAGCCGCGAAGACACCGAGGCCCTGATCCAGCACGCCGACGACCTGAAGATGCAGCGCGTGCGCGCGCGCATCGACGCCGTGGTGCGCAACCCGGCCACCGCCGAGGCGCTCAAGCCCTGGTACAGCCAGTTCTGCAAGCGCCCCTGCTTTCACGACCAGTACCTGCCCACCTTCAACCGGCCCAACGTGCACCTGGTCGACACCCAGGGCCAGGGCGTTGAGCGCATCACCGAGCGCGGCGTGGTGGTGGCCGGGCGCGAGTACGTGCTCGACTGCCTGATCTACGGCACCGGCTTCGAGGTCGGCACCGATGTCACCCGCCGCCTGGGCTTCGAGGTCACCGGCCGCGACGGCCTCACGCTCAGCCACAAGTGGCGCGATGGTGCCAGCAGCTTCCACGGCCTGTTCACGCGCGGCTTTCCCAACCTGTTCATCACCGGCACCCAGCAGTCGGGCCAGAGCGCCAACTTCCAGCACATGCTCGACGAGCAGTCGCGCCACATTGCCCATGTGCTGGGCGAGGTGCGCGCCCGTGGCCTGGCCACGCTGGAGGCCGACGCCGAGGCCGAGGCCCGGTGGACGGCCACCATCGTCAAGTACGCCCGCGCGCGGCGTGACTACCTGGCCGCCTGCACGCCCGGCTACTACAACAACGAAGGCGTGTACGACGAGCGCAGCGAGCGCAACGGCCAGTTCTGGCGCGGGCCCACGGTGTTCATCCGCCTGCTCGACGAATGGCGCCGCGACGGCACGCTGCCGGGGCTGGAGACCACGCCGCTGCCTGCACCTGGCGTGCGCTGATCGGCGCCCGGTGCGCATGGCCCCAGGCGGGTCTCGCGGGGCCTGCGGGGCCGCCCGGCCCCGTCGCAAGTCGCACGCAAGTCGCACCCCCGCCCGGCCCGGCCGCCTGGCCGCTTGAGACGGCCGTCGCAGCCGGGCTGCGACGAACAGGCCTGCGGCGCCCGTCGCGGCCGTCCGACCACCGGGCTATCCCTGAGGCAGCGCCTGGCACGCATCCTGCGCGTACAGCGGCAGGAACCGGCGGCGCCATGCATGCGCCGCGGTCGTCTGAGGAGACACCCAGCATGCCAGTCCATCGCGCCCTGCCCACGCCGAGCACCACCCAGGCCTTGCCACCGCCCGCAGGCCACCAGCCCCGGCCGTGGCCCCGGCCCAACCCCCACGCAGCGCGCACGCCCAGCGGCTGATCGCCCGGGGCGGCCCGCACCGCCCAGCCCCCTGCCCTCACCCGTTCACCTGCCGGGCCGCCCGGCCGCAGCGTGAGCGCCAGCCTGCCCGATTGCGGCGCCTGGCCACAGCCCGCTTGCGGCGCCCGACCACAGCCAGGCCACCGCATCCATCCACCGCTTCCATCCACCCGCCCCTGGTTCGCCATGTCCTTCCCCCCTCTCCAGCCATCCTCACCCACCTGCAGCCTGCCGGCCCCAACGGCCTGTCCACGGCATCCCCGGCATCCCCGCCCTGCCCCGGCTGCGACACCGGCCGCCGCGCCGCACTGCAGCGCCTGGCCTGCGGCGCCGCCGCCGCCGGCGGCCTGTCCACCGCCGAGGCCTGGTCGGCCGCCGAGGGCCCGCAGCCCGGCGACTGGCTGGTGTCGGTGGACGCCGACACCCCGGTGCCGCTGACCGTGGCCGATCTCAAGCCCAACGCCAAGCAGCAGCTGGCCTGGCCCTTCGACCCCAAGGCCCGCGCGCTGCGCGACAGCTCGCGCCTGAACCGCGTGCTGCTGGTGCGGCTGGAGGCCAGTGCGCTGGACGCCCCGTCGGCCCAGCGCGCCGCCGAGGGCGTGATGGCCTACTCGTCGGTATGCACCCACCAGGGCTGCGATGTGAGCGCCTGGCGCGAGCAGGAGAAGACCCTGCTGTGCTTCTGCCACTTCTCGCAGTTCCAGCCGGCCCAGGGCGGCGCGGTGGTGGCCGGCCCGGCGCCGCGCCCGCTGCCCGCGCTGCCGCTGCGGGTGGAAGCCGGCCGCCTGGTGGTGGCCGGCGGCTTCAGCCAGCCCCCCGGCGGCCACAAGGCCTGAACCCGTTTCCCTCAGCGTGGCCAACGTGCCGCGCGCCGTTCCCCAAGACCCACAAGCCCAGGAGACCGACCATGCCCCGTTCCCGCACCCTCCGTCCCCGCCTGCACTGGCTGGCCCTTGCCGCGGCCAGCGCCACCCTCGCCGCCGGCCCCGCGCTGGCGCAGAGCGCGCGGCCCTACCCCACGGTGACCGATGCGCGCCTGGCCAACCCCGAGCCGGCCAACTGGCTGCAGTACCGCGGCAACTACGGCGGCTGGGGCTACAGCCCGCTCAAGCAGATCAACAACGCCAACGTGGCCAAACTGCAGCTGGCCTGGGCCTTCAGCACCGGACAGGTCGAAGGCCACCAGAGCCCGCCGATGGTCAACGGCGGCTACATGTACATCACCACGCCGGGCAGCCAGATCGTGGCCCTCGACGCCAAGACCGGCACCGAGCTGTGGCGTTACAAGAAACAGCTGCCGGCCGAGCTGACCCAGCTGCACCCCACCAACCGCGGCGTGGCGCTGTACGGCGACAAGCTGTACTTCGCCACGCTCGACTGCATGCTGGTGGCGCTGGATGCCAAGACCGGCAAGGTGCTGTGGGAGAAGCCGGTCGAGAACTGGAAGACCGGCTACTACATGACCCTGGCGCCACTGGCCGCCAAGGGCAAGATCATGGTCGGCAGCTCGGGTGGCGAGTTCGGCGTGCGCGGCTTCGTGGCCGCCTATGACGCCGAGACCGGCGCCCAGGCCTGGCGCACCTACACCGTGCCGGCCCCCGGTGAGCCCGGCGGCGACACCTGGCCCGACAACGGCAGCTACAAGACCGGCGGCGGCAGCATCTGGATCACCGGCACCTACGATCCGGCGCGCAACGTGGCCTACTGGGGCACCGGCAACCCGGCCCCCTGGACACCCGATACGCGCCAGGGCGACAACCTCTACACCTCGTCCAGCGTGGCACTCGATGTGGACACCGGCAAGATCACCGGCCACCACCAGTACACCTGGAACGACAGCTGGGACTGGGACGAGGTCTCGCCGCCGATCCTGTTCGACACCGAGTTCAAGGGCCGCAAGATCCAGGCGGCCGTGCGTGCCGGGCGCAACGGCTACATGTGGGTGCTCGAGCGCGACGGCGGCAAGCTCAAGTTTGTCGATGCCTGGCCCTATGTGAACAACAACGTGTTCACCGGCCTCGACAAGACCAGCGGCCGCCCCAGCTACGACATGAGCCGCAAGCCGGCCCTCGGCAAGGGCGCCGACTACTGCCCCAGCCTGTGGGGCGGCAAGGACTGGACACCCGAGGCCTACAACCCCGGCACCGGCCTGTTCTACGTGCCGGCCAACAACAACCTGTGCAGCTACCTGCCCGGCGGCATTGCCGAGAAGTACAAGCCCGGCGAGCTGTGGATCGGCTTTCCGCTCGAAGGCATCCTGAGCAATGTGCGCGTGCCCAAGCCCGACCAGAGCATCGGCGAGATCCAGGCCTGGGACATGAAGACCGGCAAGCTGGCCTGGAGCACCAAGTTCAACACCTTCCTGTGGGCGCCGCTGATGACCACCGGCGGCAACCTGGTGTTTGCCGGCGGCACCAACGACCGCATGTTCCGCGCCTTTGACGCCCGCAACGGCAAGACGCTGTGGGAAACCGCCACGCCCTCGGGCGTGACCGGCGTGCCCAGCACCTACGAGGTGGACGGCGAGCAGTACGTGGCCGTGCTCTCGGGCTGGGGCGTGGATGCCGAGCGCATGCAGGGCGCCTTCAACAGCCTGTTCAAGACCACCACCACGGTGCCGCAGGGCGGCAACCTGATGGTCTACAAGCTGCCGAAATAAGTCCCCCCCGAGGCGCCTTCGGCGCTTCCCCCCAGGGGGCACCGCCAGCGGCCCGGCAAAGCCGGTTCCGCGGCGGTCGCTGGGTTCGACCTGAGACCTGCTTCGATAGGAGCAACATTGCAATGACCAGTTTTCAATTGAACGGCAAGCCGGTGCAGCTGGATGCCGCGCCCGAGATGCCGCTGCTGTGGGCACTGCGCGACCGCCTGGGCGCCACCGGCACCAAATACGCCTGCGGCGTGGGCGTGTGCGGGGCCTGCACCGTGCACCTCAACGGCACGGCGGTGCGGGCCTGCACCACGCCGCTGTCGGCGGTGGCGGGCAAGCAGGTCACCACGGTGGAAGGCCTCGCGGCCCTGCCCGTGGGCCGCCAGCTGCAGCAAGCCTGGCAGGCCCATGGCGTGGCCCAGTGCGGCTTTTGCCAGAGCGGCCAGCTGATGAGCGCCGCGGCGCTGCTGAAAAGCCGCAGCAAGCCCACCGACGCCGAGATCGACCAGGCCATGAGCGGCAACCTGTGCCGTTGCGGCACCTACACCCGGATACGGGCGGCCATCCACCAGGCTGCCGGCCAACCCGCAGGAGGCAAGGCATGACCACGCGCACACCGCACACCGCCCCCCGCGAGCACAGTGGCAACGGACTCAGCCGCCGCCGCTGGCTGCAGCTGCTGCCCGGCGCAGGCGGCCTGCTGCTGGCCGTGGGCCTGGACGGCCTGCCGCGCATCGCCCAGGCGCAGGAAGCCCCCAAGTACGGCGCCGACGGCATGCCCAATGGCTGGCGCGACAGCCCGGCCACCTTCATCGCCATCGGCCGCGACGGCCGGGTGACGATCGTGGTGCACCGCAGCGAGATGGGCCAGGGCATCCGCACCAGCCTGCCGCGCGTGGTGGCCGACGAGCTGGAGGCCGACTGGGCCCGCGTGAGGGTGCAGCAGGCACCGGGCGACGAAGGCAAGTTCGGCAACCAGGACACCGACGGCTCGCGCAGCATGCGCCACTGGTTCGAGCCGATGCGCCGCTGCGGCGCCGCGGCGCGCCAGATGCTGGAGGCCGCGGCCGCCGCCCGGTGGGGCGTGCCGGTGGCCGAGGTGGCCGCAAAGAACCACCAGGTGGTGCATGCCGCCAGTAAGCGCAGCCTGGGTTTCGGCGCGCTGGCCGAAGCCGCCGGCGCCCTGCCGGTGCCCGAGCGCAGCGCGCTCACGCTGAAGACGCCCGAGCACTGGCGCTACATCGGCAAGGACAGCATGCTGTCGGTGGACGGGGCCGACATGGTCAGCGGCCGCGCGCAGTACGGCCAGGACGTGATGCTGCCCGGCATGCTGTTTGCCGTGGTGGCGCGTCCGCCGGTGCTGGGCAGCGCGGTCAAGCGCTTCGACGCCGCCGCGGCGCTGAAGGTGCCGGGCGTGCTCAAGGTCATCGAGCTGCCGGGCACGCCGCCGCCGTCGGAATTTCAACCGCTGGGCGGCGTGGCCGTGGTGGCACGCGACACCTGGTCGGCCATCGAGGGCCGCAAGGCCCTGGTGATCGAGTGGACCGACAGCCCGCACGCCAGCTACGACACCAGCACCTACCGCGCCACGCTGCAGGCCGCCGCCAACAGCGAAGACGGCAAGCTGCTGCGCAACGAGGGCGACGCCCGCGCGGCGCTGGCCGTGGCGACACGCCGCGTCGAGGCCGACTACCACGTGCCGCACCTGGCCCATGTGTCGATGGAGACCCCGGTGGCAGTGGCGCGCATCGTCGGCGGGCGCTGCGAGTGCTGGGCACCGGTGCAGTCGCCGCAGGCCGCGCGCGACCGCATCGCCAAGCGCCTGAAGCTCGACTTCGGCGCGGTCACGGTCAACGTCACGCTGCTGGGCGGCGGCTTCGGCCGCAAGAGCAAGCCCGATTTCGCGGTGGAGGCGGCGCTGCTGAGCCAGGCACTCGACGGCGCGGCGGTGAAAGTGACCTGGACCCGCGAGGACGACCTGGCCCACGACTACCTGCACACCATCTCGGCGCAGCGCCTGGAGGCCGGCATCAACGCCGACGGCAAGCTCATCGCCTGGCGGCACCGCGCCGCCGAGCAGACCTTCATGTCGCTGTTCATGCCCGACCCCAAGCACCTGCACGGCATCGAGATCGGGCTGGGCCTGATCGGCCTGCCCTTCGACATCCCCAACATCCGCATCGAGAACCCGGCCGCCGAGGCCCATGCCCGCATCGGCTGGCTGCGCTCGGTTAACAACATCCAGCATGCCTTTGCCACGCAGAGCTTCGTGGCCGAGCTGGCGGCCGCCGCCGGCCGCGACCACCGCGACTACCTGCTGGCCCTGCTGGGGGCCGACCGCAAGATCGATCCGGCGGCCATCGCCGATGGCTGGAACCACGGCGAATCGCCCGAGCGCTACCCCATCGACACCGGCCGCCTGCGCCGGGTGATCGAGCGCGTCACCCAGGAGGCCGGCTGGGGCAAGGGCCAGCAGCCGCGCAGCGGCCGGGGCCTGGCCGCGCACTACAGCTTCGTCAGCTACGTGGCCGCGGTGGTGCAGGTGGCGGTGGACGCGCAGGGCCAGCTGCGCATCCCGCGGGTGGACGTGGCGGTGGACTGCGGCGCGGTGGTCAACCCCGACCGCGTGCGCTCGCAGATCGAGGGCGCGGTGATCAACGGCCTGTCGCAGGCGATGTTCGGTGAGGTGACGTTCCAGAACGGCCGCGTACAGCAGCGCAACTTCCAGGATTACGAACTGTTGCGCATGGCCCAGGCCCCGCGCGAAATCCGCGTGCACCTGATGCCCTCCAACCCCGCGCTGCCACTCGGCGGCGTGGGCGAGCCGGGGGTGCCGCCGATCGCCCCGGCGCTGTGCAATGCCTTGTTCGCCGCCACAGGCAAGCGCATACGCCAATTGCCGATCGGCCGCCAGCTTGCCTAGCATGCAGCGCACGCGCCGCCTGCCGCCGTGGCAGTTCACAGGCGGCGCGTGCCAGCCATGCGCACCCGGATGAGCGATCCCGAAAGCCTGCAGCATGTCGAGCGCGTGCTCGGCGCGCTTGAGCGCAGCCCCGAGGCCGACAACACCCCGCCCGGCCAGGCCGCGGCGCCCGGCGCGCTGCTGCGTGGCAGCGATGCCGGCGGCGAGGCCTACATCGCCGCCTCGTGGCAGCGCTCGCTGCAGCGCCACCGGCTCGACCCCGCCGGCAACAGCTACCGCCGCGTGCTGGGCGCCGCCGAGCTGCGCGAGACCGCCGCCCGCGTGGGCGCGCTGATGGACCTGGCGCGCCCGCATGTCGACGCGCTCGACCGCCATGTGGCGCCAGCCAACTACTGCATCCTGCTGGCCGATGCGGCCGGCGTGACGCTCGACTTCCGCCACCGCGGCGACACCGACGCGCGCTTCAAGCGCGCCGGCGTGCGCCCCGGGGTGTGCTGGGCCGAAGAGAGCGAGGGCACCAATGGCGTGGGCACCGCCATCGCCACGCGCCAGGCGGTGCTGGTGCACAAGACCGACCACTTCCGCGTCGACAACATCGCGCTGAGCTGCAGCGCGGCACCGGTGTTCGGGCTCGACGACGAACTGCTCGCGGTGCTCGACGCCAGCACCCTGTACTCGCCCTACCAGCGCGAGAGCCAGCAGCTGGTGTTCAACCTGGTCCAGGAAAAGGCGCTGCTGATCGAGAACGCCTACGCCGAGTACCGCCTGCGCGACCACTGGCGCCTGAGCTTCGGGCCCGGCGGCAGTGCCGGCGGCCGCGGCGCGGCCAGCGAGCTGCTGCTGGCCTTTGACGAGCAGGGCCGCATCGTGGCCGCCAACCGGCCGGCGCGGCGCCTGCTGGAGCGCCTGTGCCCGGCCAGCCAGCCCACGCTGGCCGCGCTGTTCGAGACCGGGGCCGGGCAGCTGGTGGCGCAGGCCCA contains:
- a CDS encoding VOC family protein gives rise to the protein MTIPKNTVCLWFDGTALEAAQFYAATFADSAVGAVQLAPADYPSGRQGDVLTVCFTVLGMACLGLNGGPVFPQTEAFSFQVATDDQAETDRLWQAIVDNGGQASACGWCKDRWGVSWQITPRALTEALADPDRAAARRAFEAMMQMGKIDIAAIDAARRG
- a CDS encoding class I SAM-dependent methyltransferase; amino-acid sequence: MPALPIRRRTHLAQLGASLGTAWGAGLAALAGSPARAQPEAGADAALAAALAGPQRSANNRARDAARHPAETLQFFGVRPAHSVLELSPGGGWYTEILAPWLRERGRLAVAHFARDDAQDYRRRGRANFEAKLAKHPELYDRVLVGTLPGGPLGPRFGELPLAPGSVDCVLTFRNVHNWLEDSQLDDILRASFALLRPGGVLGVVDHRAAPDTPLAQQIKTGYLTEALVAERLRAAGFVAEARSEVNANPRDTRDHPHGVWSLPPTLRGGEATRERFLAIGESDRFTHRYRKPG
- a CDS encoding flavin-containing monooxygenase, coding for MADSATHVLPAADDRFDAAALHRRYEAERLRRLRADGNAQYLEAAGELARYRDDPHAAAPTPRAPQQRTVDVLILGGGFGGLLTAAQLRQAGWDDLCILDQAADFGGTWYWNRYPGAACDTESYIYLPLLEETGYMPLSKYARAPEILAHSQRIGRHFDLYRAALFQTTVADMRWLAETARWRVRTDRGDQLDARFVVLAGGPLNRPKLPGIAGVESFRGHSFHTSRWDYAYTGGDASGAPLTGLADRRVGLIGTGATAVQCVPHIGAAAQEFFVFQRTPSAVDVRNDRPTDPAWVQGLQPGWQRQRMDNFTAVISGADFEVDLVDDGWTDLITGILLAARRARKAGDAPASREDTEALIQHADDLKMQRVRARIDAVVRNPATAEALKPWYSQFCKRPCFHDQYLPTFNRPNVHLVDTQGQGVERITERGVVVAGREYVLDCLIYGTGFEVGTDVTRRLGFEVTGRDGLTLSHKWRDGASSFHGLFTRGFPNLFITGTQQSGQSANFQHMLDEQSRHIAHVLGEVRARGLATLEADAEAEARWTATIVKYARARRDYLAACTPGYYNNEGVYDERSERNGQFWRGPTVFIRLLDEWRRDGTLPGLETTPLPAPGVR
- a CDS encoding QcrA and Rieske domain-containing protein; the protein is MRRPTTARPPHPSTASIHPPLVRHVLPPSPAILTHLQPAGPNGLSTASPASPPCPGCDTGRRAALQRLACGAAAAGGLSTAEAWSAAEGPQPGDWLVSVDADTPVPLTVADLKPNAKQQLAWPFDPKARALRDSSRLNRVLLVRLEASALDAPSAQRAAEGVMAYSSVCTHQGCDVSAWREQEKTLLCFCHFSQFQPAQGGAVVAGPAPRPLPALPLRVEAGRLVVAGGFSQPPGGHKA
- a CDS encoding PQQ-dependent dehydrogenase, methanol/ethanol family, giving the protein MPRSRTLRPRLHWLALAAASATLAAGPALAQSARPYPTVTDARLANPEPANWLQYRGNYGGWGYSPLKQINNANVAKLQLAWAFSTGQVEGHQSPPMVNGGYMYITTPGSQIVALDAKTGTELWRYKKQLPAELTQLHPTNRGVALYGDKLYFATLDCMLVALDAKTGKVLWEKPVENWKTGYYMTLAPLAAKGKIMVGSSGGEFGVRGFVAAYDAETGAQAWRTYTVPAPGEPGGDTWPDNGSYKTGGGSIWITGTYDPARNVAYWGTGNPAPWTPDTRQGDNLYTSSSVALDVDTGKITGHHQYTWNDSWDWDEVSPPILFDTEFKGRKIQAAVRAGRNGYMWVLERDGGKLKFVDAWPYVNNNVFTGLDKTSGRPSYDMSRKPALGKGADYCPSLWGGKDWTPEAYNPGTGLFYVPANNNLCSYLPGGIAEKYKPGELWIGFPLEGILSNVRVPKPDQSIGEIQAWDMKTGKLAWSTKFNTFLWAPLMTTGGNLVFAGGTNDRMFRAFDARNGKTLWETATPSGVTGVPSTYEVDGEQYVAVLSGWGVDAERMQGAFNSLFKTTTTVPQGGNLMVYKLPK
- a CDS encoding (2Fe-2S)-binding protein yields the protein MTSFQLNGKPVQLDAAPEMPLLWALRDRLGATGTKYACGVGVCGACTVHLNGTAVRACTTPLSAVAGKQVTTVEGLAALPVGRQLQQAWQAHGVAQCGFCQSGQLMSAAALLKSRSKPTDAEIDQAMSGNLCRCGTYTRIRAAIHQAAGQPAGGKA
- a CDS encoding xanthine dehydrogenase family protein molybdopterin-binding subunit; this translates as MTTRTPHTAPREHSGNGLSRRRWLQLLPGAGGLLLAVGLDGLPRIAQAQEAPKYGADGMPNGWRDSPATFIAIGRDGRVTIVVHRSEMGQGIRTSLPRVVADELEADWARVRVQQAPGDEGKFGNQDTDGSRSMRHWFEPMRRCGAAARQMLEAAAAARWGVPVAEVAAKNHQVVHAASKRSLGFGALAEAAGALPVPERSALTLKTPEHWRYIGKDSMLSVDGADMVSGRAQYGQDVMLPGMLFAVVARPPVLGSAVKRFDAAAALKVPGVLKVIELPGTPPPSEFQPLGGVAVVARDTWSAIEGRKALVIEWTDSPHASYDTSTYRATLQAAANSEDGKLLRNEGDARAALAVATRRVEADYHVPHLAHVSMETPVAVARIVGGRCECWAPVQSPQAARDRIAKRLKLDFGAVTVNVTLLGGGFGRKSKPDFAVEAALLSQALDGAAVKVTWTREDDLAHDYLHTISAQRLEAGINADGKLIAWRHRAAEQTFMSLFMPDPKHLHGIEIGLGLIGLPFDIPNIRIENPAAEAHARIGWLRSVNNIQHAFATQSFVAELAAAAGRDHRDYLLALLGADRKIDPAAIADGWNHGESPERYPIDTGRLRRVIERVTQEAGWGKGQQPRSGRGLAAHYSFVSYVAAVVQVAVDAQGQLRIPRVDVAVDCGAVVNPDRVRSQIEGAVINGLSQAMFGEVTFQNGRVQQRNFQDYELLRMAQAPREIRVHLMPSNPALPLGGVGEPGVPPIAPALCNALFAATGKRIRQLPIGRQLA